A window from Pseudomonas alloputida encodes these proteins:
- a CDS encoding alpha/beta hydrolase: protein MKPVDIVTLVRSTWENTIETKRLAQLQAIRATLDAEHLELFDSLVDMQISNVKDDAQAITLMLVHGIQTDGSWHELVKAAFRDVAHVRVKGLGYHCVTALQLACPFRSTPINKIANDFRDARLMEPTARIMVIAHSFGTYIISRILAKYTDINIERIVLCGSIIKGNYAWEKHARHMAAGNIVNDVGTRDFYPVLATFSTIGYGGTGRNGFKNTRVADRYFDYGYSDFFEPDKDHIVKYWKPYILDGTIVESEWDSIKPKTHLGIMLACHPWIGRPAFYATVGLITAAVAGLAWWLLT from the coding sequence TTGAAGCCTGTTGATATTGTTACCCTTGTTCGATCGACTTGGGAAAATACGATTGAGACCAAACGACTGGCCCAGCTGCAGGCAATTAGGGCAACTCTGGATGCCGAGCATCTGGAGCTGTTTGACTCGTTAGTCGATATGCAGATTTCTAATGTCAAAGATGATGCTCAGGCCATCACGCTCATGCTTGTCCATGGTATTCAAACTGATGGTTCCTGGCACGAGCTGGTAAAAGCAGCCTTCCGAGATGTTGCTCATGTCAGAGTCAAAGGTCTTGGCTACCATTGTGTGACCGCGCTGCAGCTTGCGTGTCCGTTTCGATCTACGCCAATCAATAAGATCGCAAATGACTTCCGAGACGCACGGCTTATGGAACCGACTGCTCGCATTATGGTCATTGCCCACAGCTTCGGCACCTATATCATTAGTCGGATCCTCGCCAAATACACTGACATCAACATTGAGAGAATTGTTCTCTGCGGCTCCATAATAAAAGGCAATTATGCCTGGGAGAAGCATGCTCGGCACATGGCTGCAGGCAACATCGTCAACGATGTCGGGACGCGAGATTTTTACCCCGTCCTAGCTACCTTTTCGACTATAGGCTACGGCGGGACTGGTCGAAACGGATTTAAAAATACACGTGTAGCTGACCGTTACTTTGATTACGGCTATAGCGATTTTTTTGAGCCCGACAAGGACCATATCGTCAAATATTGGAAGCCTTATATTCTAGATGGGACCATCGTCGAGTCTGAGTGGGATAGCATAAAGCCGAAGACCCATCTGGGAATCATGCTGGCTTGTCACCCTTGGATCGGCAGACCTGCCTTCTATGCAACCGTTGGGTTAATTACAGCTGCCGTAGCGGGTTTGGCTTGGTGGCTACTCACCTGA
- the coaBC gene encoding bifunctional phosphopantothenoylcysteine decarboxylase/phosphopantothenate--cysteine ligase CoaBC has translation MQRLYRKRIVLGVGGGIAAYKSAELIRRLLEHGAQVRVVMTRGGAEFITPLTLQALSGHPVHMDLLDPAAEAAMGHIELAKWADLVLIAPATADLMARMAQGMADDLLTTLVLATDATVAVAPAMNQAMWRDPATQANLELLKSRGIQVFGPASGSQACGDVGLGRMLEATDLAWCAAESFKRQALTGKHVLITAGPTQENIDPVRYITNHSSGKMGFALAEAAAEAGARVTLVTGPVHLPTPDRVSRIDVVSARDMLAACEAAKPCDLFIASAAVADYRPEVVATQKLKKDPTTGDGMLLQMVRNPDILATIAGRADRPFSVGFAAETEHLLDYATRKLKDKNLDLIVANDVANPSIGFNSEENALTVIDRQQHQTLFAQTSKGKIARQLVAFIAERLNQVQ, from the coding sequence ATGCAGCGGCTGTATCGCAAGCGCATCGTTCTCGGCGTGGGTGGCGGCATTGCCGCCTACAAAAGCGCCGAGCTGATTCGCCGTCTCCTGGAGCACGGCGCGCAGGTGCGCGTCGTCATGACCCGGGGTGGTGCAGAATTCATCACCCCGCTGACCCTGCAGGCGCTGTCGGGCCACCCCGTACACATGGACCTGCTCGACCCGGCCGCCGAAGCTGCCATGGGCCATATCGAGCTGGCCAAGTGGGCGGACCTGGTGCTGATCGCCCCAGCCACCGCCGACCTCATGGCACGCATGGCCCAGGGCATGGCAGACGACCTGCTGACCACGCTGGTGCTGGCCACTGACGCCACCGTCGCCGTGGCGCCGGCGATGAACCAGGCCATGTGGCGTGACCCGGCCACCCAAGCCAACCTCGAGCTGCTCAAGAGCCGTGGCATTCAGGTGTTCGGCCCGGCATCCGGCAGCCAGGCCTGTGGCGACGTCGGCCTGGGGCGCATGCTCGAAGCCACCGACCTGGCCTGGTGCGCCGCGGAAAGCTTCAAGCGCCAGGCACTGACCGGCAAGCACGTGCTGATCACCGCCGGGCCGACCCAGGAAAACATCGACCCGGTGCGCTACATCACCAATCATAGCTCCGGCAAGATGGGCTTCGCCCTGGCCGAAGCGGCCGCCGAAGCAGGGGCTCGGGTGACCCTCGTCACTGGCCCTGTGCACTTGCCAACCCCTGACCGGGTCAGCCGCATCGACGTCGTCAGCGCGCGGGACATGCTCGCGGCCTGTGAAGCGGCCAAGCCGTGCGACCTGTTCATCGCCTCGGCAGCGGTTGCGGACTACCGTCCCGAAGTGGTTGCCACACAAAAACTGAAGAAAGATCCTACGACCGGCGACGGCATGCTGCTGCAGATGGTGCGTAATCCCGATATCCTTGCCACCATTGCTGGCCGCGCCGACCGCCCGTTCAGCGTCGGCTTTGCCGCCGAAACCGAGCACCTGCTCGATTACGCCACGCGCAAGCTCAAGGACAAGAACCTCGACCTGATCGTCGCCAATGATGTGGCCAACCCCAGCATCGGCTTCAACAGCGAAGAAAACGCCTTGACCGTGATCGACCGCCAGCAGCACCAGACCCTCTTCGCGCAGACCAGCAAGGGCAAGATCGCCCGGCAACTGGTCGCCTTCATCGCCGAACGGCTCAACCAGGTTCAATAA
- the dut gene encoding dUTP diphosphatase, whose product MHALQAKILDPRLGSEFPLPAYATPGSAGLDLRALLKEDTILEPGQTVLIPTGLSIYIGDPGLAAVILPRSGLGHKHGIVLGNLVGLIDSDYQGELMVSCWNRGNTPFTIAVGERIAQLVLVPVVQAHFEIVEAFDESQRGAGGFGHSGSH is encoded by the coding sequence ATGCACGCTCTTCAAGCCAAGATCCTCGACCCACGCCTGGGCAGCGAATTTCCGCTACCCGCATACGCCACCCCCGGCTCCGCCGGCCTCGACCTGCGCGCCCTGCTCAAGGAAGACACCATCCTCGAACCGGGCCAGACCGTTCTGATTCCTACCGGCCTGTCGATCTACATCGGCGACCCGGGCCTGGCGGCAGTCATCCTGCCGCGCTCGGGCCTGGGCCATAAACACGGCATCGTGCTGGGCAACCTGGTCGGCCTGATCGATTCGGACTACCAGGGCGAGCTGATGGTGTCGTGCTGGAACCGCGGCAACACGCCGTTCACCATCGCGGTTGGCGAGCGCATCGCCCAGCTGGTGCTGGTGCCGGTGGTGCAGGCTCACTTCGAAATCGTCGAAGCGTTCGACGAAAGCCAGCGTGGCGCTGGCGGCTTCGGTCACTCCGGCAGCCATTGA
- the argB gene encoding acetylglutamate kinase, with translation MTLDRDAASHVAEVLSEALPYIRRFVGKTLVIKYGGNAMESEELKTGFARDIVLMKAVGINPVVVHGGGPQIGDLLKRLSIESHFIDGMRVTDSATMDVVEMVLGGQVNKDIVNLINRHGGSAIGLTGKDAELIRARKLTVSRQTPEMTTPEIIDIGHVGEVVSVNTDLLNMLVKGDFIPVIAPIGVGANGESYNINADLVAGKVAEALKAEKLMLLTNIAGLMDKQGQVLTGLTTEQVNELIADGTIYGGMLPKIKCALDAVQGGVNSSHIIDGRVPNAVLLEIFTDSGVGTLITNRKPR, from the coding sequence ATGACCCTCGATCGCGATGCCGCTTCCCATGTAGCCGAGGTTTTGTCCGAAGCACTGCCTTACATCCGCCGCTTTGTCGGCAAGACCCTGGTGATCAAGTACGGCGGCAACGCGATGGAGAGCGAGGAGCTCAAGACGGGCTTCGCCCGTGACATCGTGCTGATGAAGGCTGTGGGCATCAACCCGGTGGTAGTCCACGGTGGTGGCCCGCAGATCGGTGACCTGCTCAAGCGCCTGTCGATCGAAAGCCACTTCATCGACGGCATGCGCGTCACCGATTCGGCGACCATGGACGTTGTGGAGATGGTGCTGGGCGGCCAGGTCAACAAGGACATCGTCAACCTGATCAACCGCCACGGCGGCAGCGCCATCGGCCTGACCGGCAAGGACGCGGAGCTGATTCGCGCCCGCAAGCTGACTGTCAGCCGCCAGACGCCTGAGATGACCACTCCGGAAATCATCGACATCGGCCACGTGGGCGAAGTGGTGAGCGTGAACACCGACCTGCTGAACATGCTGGTGAAGGGCGACTTCATCCCGGTCATCGCGCCAATCGGCGTGGGTGCCAATGGCGAGTCGTACAACATCAACGCCGACTTGGTGGCGGGCAAGGTGGCCGAAGCGCTGAAGGCCGAGAAGCTGATGCTTCTGACCAACATCGCCGGCCTGATGGACAAGCAGGGCCAGGTGCTGACTGGCCTGACCACCGAGCAGGTCAACGAACTGATCGCTGACGGCACCATTTATGGCGGCATGCTGCCGAAGATCAAATGCGCGCTGGATGCGGTGCAGGGCGGCGTGAACAGCTCGCACATCATCGATGGCCGCGTGCCGAATGCAGTGCTGCTGGAGATCTTCACCGACAGCGGCGTGGGCACCCTGATTACCAATCGCAAGCCGCGCTGA
- the pyrE gene encoding orotate phosphoribosyltransferase, with product MQPYQRDFIRFAIDRGVLRFGEFTLKSGRTSPYFFNAGLFNTGSALAELGRCYAAAIVDSKIPFDVLFGPAYKGIPLAATTAVALADQHQLDVPWCFNRKEAKDHGEGGSLVGAPLAGDVLIIDDVITAGTAIREVMQIINAQQAKAAGVLIALNREERGNGELSAIQEVERDFGIPVVSIVSLTQVLEFLADDPQLKQHLPAVEAYRAQYGI from the coding sequence ATGCAGCCGTATCAGCGCGACTTTATCCGTTTTGCCATCGATCGCGGGGTACTGCGTTTCGGTGAATTCACCCTGAAATCGGGGCGTACCAGCCCGTATTTCTTCAATGCCGGCTTGTTCAACACCGGCTCCGCACTGGCTGAGCTGGGGCGTTGCTACGCCGCCGCCATCGTCGATAGCAAGATCCCGTTCGATGTGCTGTTCGGCCCGGCCTACAAGGGTATCCCTTTGGCGGCGACTACCGCCGTGGCCCTTGCCGACCAGCATCAGCTGGACGTGCCATGGTGCTTCAACCGCAAGGAAGCCAAGGACCATGGCGAAGGTGGCAGCCTGGTCGGCGCGCCGCTGGCCGGTGACGTGCTGATCATCGACGACGTGATTACTGCCGGTACCGCCATTCGTGAGGTCATGCAGATCATCAACGCCCAGCAGGCCAAGGCCGCTGGTGTACTGATCGCGCTGAACCGTGAAGAGCGCGGCAATGGCGAACTGTCGGCGATCCAGGAAGTGGAACGCGACTTCGGTATCCCGGTGGTCAGCATTGTTTCGCTGACCCAGGTGCTGGAGTTCCTGGCTGACGATCCACAGCTGAAACAGCATCTGCCGGCTGTCGAGGCCTACCGGGCGCAGTACGGGATCTGA